One genomic window of Chitinophagaceae bacterium includes the following:
- a CDS encoding ABC transporter permease gives MDFYLSALLLGLAYCGMGLGIYITLRIFNIPDITTDGSYTLGAAITAALLTQHIALPFILLLTIASGAMAGFATGMIHTRLKINPLLAGILVMTALYSVNLSVMGRSNIPLINTTNVIQYFHWSTNEQYNWLAVMTLFAICLWLLISWLLRTDFGLAMRATGNSETMIRALGVNTPNMKVIGLMIANALTALSGFLVCQFQQFSDINMGIGIVIFGLGAVMMGESLLGFLNVQSIPVRLIGVIAGCVLFRIIIGLALTLGINPNWLKLVTAVIVLIVVGLPNLKTKKSS, from the coding sequence ATGGACTTTTATCTCTCCGCCCTCCTGCTTGGACTCGCTTATTGTGGAATGGGCCTGGGCATTTACATCACGCTTCGTATTTTCAATATTCCGGATATCACCACCGATGGCAGTTATACTTTAGGTGCTGCTATAACAGCCGCCTTGCTTACGCAACATATTGCATTGCCTTTCATTCTTCTGCTTACGATTGCGTCAGGCGCGATGGCAGGATTTGCAACCGGAATGATCCATACACGCTTAAAAATCAATCCGCTACTCGCCGGTATTTTGGTGATGACAGCTTTGTATTCAGTCAATTTATCAGTGATGGGACGATCGAATATTCCTTTAATAAATACTACAAACGTCATTCAATACTTCCATTGGTCAACGAATGAACAATACAACTGGCTTGCGGTGATGACACTGTTCGCGATTTGTTTATGGCTGCTGATTTCCTGGTTGCTGAGAACTGATTTCGGATTAGCTATGCGTGCGACTGGCAACAGCGAAACAATGATTCGTGCATTAGGCGTAAATACACCAAACATGAAAGTAATTGGACTCATGATTGCGAATGCACTCACAGCACTCAGCGGATTTCTGGTGTGTCAGTTTCAGCAGTTCTCTGATATCAATATGGGCATCGGTATTGTAATTTTTGGATTGGGAGCCGTAATGATGGGTGAATCACTACTCGGATTCCTCAATGTGCAATCCATTCCTGTTCGTTTGATCGGTGTAATAGCCGGTTGTGTTCTTTTCAGAATTATCATCGGACTTGCACTTACGCTGGGCATCAATCCGAACTGGTTGAAATTAGTGACCGCCGTGATAGTTTTAATCGTTGTTGGGTTGCCAAATTTAAAAACCAAAAAAAGCAGTTGA
- a CDS encoding ATP-binding cassette domain-containing protein produces MLQLNHVTKHFNKSTPNEVPALDDCTLQVKDGEFVVIIGSNGSGKSTLLNLIAGTYFPDKGTIFIDEKNVTSQRDFKRSKYIARVFQDPMAGTAPDLTIIDNFRLAALRTQSKTFKTGVNAAFKSKVQERLSILNLGLENKLETMVGKLSGGQRQALTLLMSVIDHSKILLLDEPTAALDPKSSEKIMLIADKVIHELQLSAILVTHNMQHAVKYGNRLIMMQQGKIIQDIFSDQKITLNVNNLYAWFDNPVMV; encoded by the coding sequence ATGCTCCAACTCAATCACGTTACAAAACATTTCAACAAAAGCACTCCGAACGAAGTGCCGGCACTTGACGATTGTACATTACAGGTTAAGGATGGCGAATTTGTTGTCATTATCGGATCAAATGGCTCCGGAAAATCCACTTTGCTCAACCTTATTGCAGGCACCTATTTTCCTGATAAGGGAACTATTTTCATTGATGAAAAGAATGTTACCTCGCAAAGAGATTTTAAACGGAGTAAATATATTGCGCGTGTATTTCAGGATCCGATGGCAGGCACAGCACCAGACCTTACTATTATCGATAACTTTCGACTCGCAGCATTACGTACCCAATCTAAAACATTCAAAACCGGTGTTAATGCTGCATTCAAATCAAAAGTGCAGGAGCGATTATCCATTCTAAATCTTGGACTTGAAAACAAGCTGGAAACCATGGTGGGAAAACTTTCAGGCGGTCAAAGACAAGCTTTAACTTTATTGATGTCTGTTATAGATCATTCAAAAATATTGCTGCTCGATGAACCTACAGCGGCTCTGGATCCTAAATCATCAGAAAAGATCATGCTCATTGCGGACAAAGTGATTCATGAATTGCAACTTAGTGCCATCCTCGTAACCCATAATATGCAGCATGCTGTTAAATACGGTAACCGTTTAATCATGATGCAACAGGGAAAAATTATTCAGGATATTTTTTCCGACCAGAAGATTACATTGAATGTAAATAATTTGTATGCGTGGTTTGATAATCCTGTGATGGTATAA
- a CDS encoding DUF4920 domain-containing protein, whose translation MKILAIVFSFAVIASCNNVPIEPKFYGQTFDTTQVITVADLVGKMEGQAKVEAVITGQITESCQAEGCWLNLKNEKGNDVFVDWDRQFNTPKNISGRHAMAKGYAYIDSTKTERVIAFKASGVFL comes from the coding sequence ATGAAAATTCTTGCCATCGTTTTTTCTTTCGCAGTGATTGCTTCCTGCAACAATGTACCTATTGAACCAAAGTTCTATGGTCAGACTTTTGACACCACGCAAGTGATCACGGTCGCTGATTTGGTTGGGAAAATGGAAGGCCAGGCAAAGGTTGAAGCGGTGATAACAGGCCAAATTACGGAATCGTGCCAGGCAGAAGGCTGCTGGTTAAACTTGAAAAATGAAAAAGGCAATGATGTCTTTGTCGATTGGGACCGGCAGTTCAATACTCCAAAAAATATTTCAGGAAGACATGCGATGGCAAAAGGATATGCATACATTGATTCCACCAAAACAGAACGCGTGATTGCGTTTAAAGCAAGCGGTGTTTTTTTATAA
- a CDS encoding DUF983 domain-containing protein, translating into MSQHKESHWYAFTHAKCPHCHHGDMFVNKNPYALNDISNMPEKCPVCGISFFPETGFYWGSMYMSYVITVVFSAISVVVLGLLSDWNLTVLVVGNAVLLVVGFPIFFRYSRVVWLQLNMPFNKELFLKYKQEDTR; encoded by the coding sequence ATGTCGCAACATAAAGAAAGCCACTGGTACGCATTCACGCATGCAAAATGTCCGCATTGTCACCATGGTGATATGTTCGTGAACAAAAATCCGTATGCGTTGAATGATATCTCCAACATGCCGGAAAAATGTCCTGTCTGCGGCATTTCCTTTTTTCCTGAAACAGGTTTTTACTGGGGTTCTATGTATATGTCGTACGTAATTACCGTGGTATTTTCGGCAATAAGTGTTGTTGTGTTGGGATTGCTTTCCGACTGGAATTTAACCGTGCTAGTTGTAGGAAATGCTGTGTTGCTGGTGGTGGGCTTTCCAATATTCTTTCGATATTCCCGGGTAGTGTGGTTGCAATTAAACATGCCCTTCAATAAGGAGCTTTTCCTGAAATATAAACAGGAAGACACACGATAA